One window of the uncultured Paludibaculum sp. genome contains the following:
- a CDS encoding HAMP domain-containing sensor histidine kinase, which translates to MTDQTYFLPSVRLPRAAVREQATTVLQLDVLLGLVNRTSEPLAILNPHRQIVFCNEACWRLGGLSTPDEAIGLRPGELLRCVNVVSSPGGCGTSEKCRFCGLAQALVEGQENRAAAGRCMIESGDGSELVATEYRVQVTPLPEAGPGWEYYSLTDTSQEGRRRVLDRAFFHDILNRAFAVEGVADALAEESLTSAEREEFTTMLGVAVRGLVEEIKSQRVLVAAESGELAVESVTVNSLELLREALQTCAAFWLDEEVRFEIALGSEAVEFESDPALLGRVLVNLLKNAMESSKPGQVVTSSCRRQGDEVQFFVHNEGFMESAVAAHIFQRSHSTKGHGRGLGTHSVRLLVEQYLGGKVSFDSLRETGTTFRVRLPLRARPLASLVPITSNGGGH; encoded by the coding sequence ATGACGGATCAGACGTACTTCCTGCCATCGGTCCGGCTGCCTCGTGCAGCGGTGAGGGAACAGGCGACAACGGTCCTTCAATTGGATGTACTGCTGGGCCTGGTGAACAGAACCAGCGAGCCCCTGGCGATTCTCAACCCCCACCGCCAGATTGTTTTCTGCAATGAGGCCTGCTGGCGCCTGGGTGGACTCTCCACTCCGGATGAAGCAATTGGCCTGCGGCCCGGTGAACTACTGCGCTGTGTCAACGTTGTATCGAGTCCGGGCGGTTGCGGGACCTCGGAAAAGTGCAGGTTCTGCGGACTGGCGCAGGCGTTGGTCGAGGGACAGGAGAACCGGGCCGCTGCGGGCCGCTGCATGATTGAAAGTGGCGATGGCTCCGAGCTCGTTGCCACCGAGTACCGCGTGCAGGTGACACCACTCCCGGAAGCGGGGCCGGGGTGGGAGTACTACTCCCTCACCGACACCAGCCAGGAGGGCCGGCGACGCGTACTGGATCGGGCCTTCTTCCACGACATCCTGAACCGGGCTTTCGCGGTGGAAGGGGTCGCCGACGCGCTGGCGGAAGAGTCCCTGACATCCGCCGAGCGCGAGGAGTTCACTACCATGCTGGGCGTGGCCGTGCGTGGACTGGTGGAGGAGATCAAGAGCCAGCGCGTGCTGGTAGCCGCTGAATCCGGCGAACTGGCTGTCGAATCGGTGACGGTGAACTCGCTGGAGTTGCTGCGTGAGGCGCTGCAGACCTGTGCGGCGTTCTGGCTAGACGAAGAGGTCCGCTTCGAGATCGCACTCGGCTCGGAGGCTGTGGAATTCGAGTCCGACCCGGCGCTGTTGGGCCGAGTCCTGGTGAATCTGCTCAAGAATGCGATGGAATCCTCAAAGCCCGGCCAGGTAGTGACAAGCAGTTGCCGCAGGCAGGGTGACGAGGTCCAGTTCTTCGTCCATAACGAGGGATTCATGGAATCGGCGGTGGCAGCCCACATCTTCCAGCGCTCGCATTCCACCAAGGGGCACGGTCGAGGATTGGGGACACACAGTGTACGGCTGCTGGTCGAACAGTACCTCGGCGGCAAGGTCTCCTTTGACAGCTTGCGGGAGACAGGAACGACCTTCCGGGTCCGGCTGCCGCTGAGGGCCCGCCCCCTCGCGAGCCTGGTTCCTATCACCTCAAACGGCGGCGGGCACTAA
- a CDS encoding DUF4956 domain-containing protein — MPDFLITPFSNGPHVAPLEVFVRLLSALLFGVLIGGIYKVTRREPNTGLQFPTTLLLLCVLIAMVTQVIGDNVARAFSLVGALSIVRFRTVVRDTQDTAYVILAVIVGMAVGARSLWVASIGLGVVGLAEGLLLLRSRTGAPAEPDYILKVRTGPEFDLDTLVTAALEDLVQQRELISMGTGKQGEYLEGCYRVRLAAGRTPPGLIRAMQARQGVQSVQILRRGFDAD; from the coding sequence GTGCCTGACTTTCTGATCACCCCGTTCTCGAACGGGCCGCACGTCGCGCCGCTCGAAGTCTTCGTCCGCCTTCTTTCGGCACTGCTCTTCGGCGTCCTCATCGGCGGCATCTACAAGGTCACTCGTCGTGAACCCAACACCGGGCTCCAGTTCCCCACCACTCTGCTTCTGCTCTGCGTGCTCATCGCCATGGTCACGCAGGTTATCGGCGACAATGTAGCCCGAGCCTTCAGTCTGGTCGGCGCACTCTCCATCGTGCGTTTTCGCACGGTGGTGCGTGATACGCAGGACACCGCATACGTGATTCTGGCCGTGATCGTCGGGATGGCCGTTGGAGCCCGAAGCCTGTGGGTCGCCTCCATCGGCCTGGGCGTCGTGGGTCTGGCGGAGGGCCTACTCCTTCTGCGGTCCCGAACCGGAGCCCCGGCCGAACCCGACTACATTCTGAAGGTGCGCACCGGGCCCGAGTTCGACCTGGACACCCTCGTCACCGCGGCCCTCGAAGACCTCGTCCAGCAGAGGGAGTTGATCTCCATGGGGACCGGCAAACAGGGCGAGTATCTGGAAGGCTGCTACCGGGTCCGCCTTGCCGCGGGGCGTACCCCGCCGGGCCTGATCCGGGCCATGCAGGCCAGACAAGGTGTGCAAAGCGTACAGATTCTCCGTCGTGGCTTCGATGCCGATTAG
- a CDS encoding polyphosphate polymerase domain-containing protein: protein METLQSPSIDPGQFRKFASELKFVIGRSQAEEVRAWARRNLLPDAHGCGADHDAYTITTLYLDTDGFDVLSRTGSFARGKYRIRRYDSGTAVFLERKMKSHGLVCKRRGRIDLAELPELRRPEADPGWAGYWFHRRILARRLRPVCQISYTRTARMGMTAAGPIRLTLDDALRAVPVNGFAFDSWRHYVPLSGDRIVLELKYRGEVPVLFQSLMADCALVPANSSKYRTAGHALGFGPFRPDRNAGAQGISEGGAPCLTF from the coding sequence ATGGAAACGTTGCAGTCTCCTTCCATCGATCCGGGGCAGTTCCGCAAATTTGCCTCGGAGCTCAAGTTCGTGATCGGCCGGTCCCAGGCGGAGGAGGTACGAGCCTGGGCGCGCCGCAACCTGTTGCCCGATGCCCACGGTTGCGGCGCCGATCACGATGCCTACACCATCACCACCCTCTATCTCGACACCGACGGCTTCGACGTACTCAGCCGTACGGGTTCGTTCGCGCGCGGCAAGTACCGCATCCGGCGTTACGACTCCGGCACGGCCGTGTTTCTGGAGCGCAAGATGAAGAGCCACGGTCTGGTGTGCAAACGCCGTGGCCGGATCGACCTCGCGGAACTGCCTGAATTGAGGAGGCCCGAAGCAGACCCCGGCTGGGCCGGCTACTGGTTCCACCGCCGCATCCTGGCGCGGAGGCTCAGGCCGGTTTGCCAGATCAGTTACACCCGCACGGCGCGCATGGGCATGACTGCCGCTGGGCCCATCCGGCTGACACTCGATGACGCCCTGCGTGCCGTGCCCGTGAACGGCTTTGCGTTCGACAGTTGGCGGCACTATGTCCCTCTCTCGGGGGATCGAATCGTGCTCGAGCTGAAATACCGCGGCGAGGTCCCGGTGCTGTTTCAGAGCCTGATGGCCGACTGCGCGCTGGTGCCGGCGAACTCGTCCAAGTACCGCACGGCTGGCCACGCCCTGGGCTTCGGTCCATTCCGTCCTGACCGGAATGCCGGGGCTCAGGGCATCTCCGAGGGAGGCGCGCCGTGCCTGACTTTCTGA
- a CDS encoding CotH kinase family protein, whose amino-acid sequence MNDERKSNGKTRPSRLWAAAALLGCAGLAAAEPPAKPADVFQNGKIWTVHLKFTADQWNAIEPKGGGFPGGPGGPGAPGGPGGPGGPGSFGPAMFLAPAFLKADTNHDGKLSSAEFNSLGNSWFTAWDKQKTGRLTPEQLRNGLNSMVDMPGRGGPGGGPDGGPGFPPAGGAGQRNGISAMSGINFEYVRADLDFDGTPFRDVAVRYKGNNSYMEARNSIKKSLKIDLNKYVKGQKLAGLTKINLHNNVTDASWMNEPLSYRLFRDAGVPSPRTSYARVYVTVPGKYDHKYFGLYSIVEDVDKHFAEERFGSRKGAIFKPVGRNLFEDMGSDWSRYQRMYDPKDDPSPKQQKRVMEFAHFVSTANDAAFAAGLKDYLDLDEFARFMAATVWLSNMDSLLSMGQNYYVYLHPETNRFLFLPWDLDHSFGQFPMGGGTGLSIQHPWQGQNRFLERVFQVGDFKKLYLARLAEINKTVGQPARLSKQVDEIAALIRPAVKEESAEKLARFEKAVSGQSAEPGGFPGGEGPGGPPPGGQGGRMGPRMGGMKPIKGFVGPRSASVAAQLAGKSQGDTTADRGPGGMGGPGGMPGPGGMGPATFLAPVFLQAMGAGQNGAITQEQFTRGFTKWFASWGGAKTGFLTEEQLRSGINRDLAPRGMPGGPPPMPR is encoded by the coding sequence ATGAATGACGAACGCAAATCGAACGGGAAGACGCGTCCGAGCCGGCTGTGGGCAGCGGCGGCGCTACTCGGCTGCGCTGGTTTGGCCGCGGCGGAACCGCCCGCCAAGCCGGCCGACGTCTTCCAGAACGGCAAGATCTGGACCGTCCATCTGAAGTTCACGGCCGACCAATGGAACGCGATCGAACCCAAGGGTGGTGGGTTTCCCGGTGGGCCGGGCGGTCCAGGCGCTCCTGGTGGTCCCGGCGGCCCAGGTGGCCCAGGCAGCTTCGGCCCCGCCATGTTCCTGGCACCGGCTTTCCTGAAGGCCGACACGAATCACGACGGCAAGCTCTCCTCCGCGGAGTTCAATAGCCTGGGTAACTCGTGGTTCACAGCCTGGGACAAACAAAAGACTGGCCGGTTGACGCCGGAGCAATTGCGCAATGGGCTGAACTCCATGGTCGACATGCCCGGTCGCGGTGGGCCCGGTGGCGGACCGGACGGCGGACCTGGCTTTCCGCCGGCCGGCGGGGCAGGGCAGCGAAACGGCATCTCCGCCATGTCGGGCATCAACTTTGAATACGTCCGCGCCGATCTCGACTTCGATGGCACGCCGTTCCGTGATGTCGCGGTTCGCTACAAAGGCAACAACTCCTATATGGAGGCCCGCAACTCCATCAAGAAGTCTCTCAAGATCGATCTCAACAAGTATGTCAAAGGGCAGAAGCTGGCAGGCCTCACGAAGATCAACCTGCACAACAACGTCACCGACGCCAGTTGGATGAACGAGCCACTCTCTTACCGCCTGTTCCGTGACGCCGGCGTGCCGTCGCCGCGAACTTCCTATGCGCGGGTATACGTCACCGTGCCCGGCAAGTACGACCACAAGTACTTTGGTCTCTATTCCATCGTTGAGGATGTCGACAAGCACTTCGCCGAGGAGCGATTTGGCTCGCGCAAGGGCGCTATCTTCAAGCCGGTGGGCCGGAACCTCTTTGAAGACATGGGTTCCGATTGGAGCCGCTACCAACGCATGTACGACCCCAAGGACGACCCATCCCCGAAGCAACAGAAGCGCGTGATGGAGTTTGCCCACTTCGTCAGCACGGCCAATGATGCCGCCTTTGCAGCCGGCTTGAAAGACTACCTGGACCTCGACGAGTTCGCGCGATTCATGGCCGCCACCGTGTGGCTCAGCAACATGGACAGTCTGCTCTCGATGGGGCAGAACTACTATGTCTACCTGCATCCGGAGACCAACCGGTTCCTGTTCCTGCCCTGGGATCTCGATCACTCCTTCGGACAGTTCCCCATGGGTGGCGGAACGGGGTTGAGTATTCAGCACCCCTGGCAGGGCCAGAATCGCTTTCTGGAACGTGTATTCCAGGTGGGCGACTTCAAGAAGCTGTACCTGGCCCGGTTGGCGGAGATCAACAAGACGGTTGGTCAGCCGGCCCGCCTCTCGAAGCAGGTGGATGAGATCGCCGCCCTCATTCGTCCGGCGGTGAAGGAAGAGTCGGCCGAGAAGCTGGCGCGCTTTGAGAAGGCCGTCTCGGGACAGAGCGCGGAGCCCGGTGGCTTCCCCGGCGGCGAAGGGCCCGGCGGCCCACCCCCAGGGGGGCAGGGCGGCAGAATGGGCCCGCGCATGGGCGGCATGAAGCCGATCAAGGGCTTCGTCGGCCCTCGCTCGGCATCCGTCGCCGCGCAACTGGCCGGCAAGTCGCAGGGCGACACAACGGCAGACCGCGGTCCGGGTGGTATGGGTGGGCCTGGAGGGATGCCCGGCCCAGGGGGCATGGGGCCTGCCACGTTCCTGGCTCCGGTGTTCCTACAGGCAATGGGTGCCGGGCAGAACGGCGCCATCACTCAGGAGCAGTTCACCCGCGGCTTCACGAAATGGTTCGCGAGCTGGGGTGGCGCCAAGACCGGCTTCCTTACGGAAGAGCAGTTGCGTAGCGGCATCAATCGGGATCTGGCACCTCGCGGGATGCCCGGCGGCCCGCCGCCGATGCCACGGTAG
- a CDS encoding response regulator transcription factor — translation MRVLIVEDEPDLLMSLLRAVRDEGYAADGAADGVEGLYKAEGNDYDALLLDVMLPGMDGWELLRRLRQSKKTPVLMLTARDAVRDRVRGLDLGADDYLVKPFDLEELLARLRALIRRAASQSQPVLELGDIAIDTAARTVSKQGQEVVLTAREYSLVEYLALHQGAVVTRTELYEHLFDENDATLSNLLDVHVSNVRKKLGHEFITTRRGHGYSIGLQP, via the coding sequence ATGCGTGTCCTGATCGTCGAAGATGAACCCGACCTGCTGATGAGCCTGCTGCGCGCCGTGCGTGACGAGGGCTATGCCGCCGATGGCGCCGCCGATGGAGTGGAGGGTCTCTACAAAGCCGAGGGCAACGATTACGACGCGCTGTTGCTGGATGTGATGCTGCCCGGTATGGACGGCTGGGAACTGCTGCGGCGGCTGCGCCAGTCAAAGAAGACGCCGGTGTTGATGCTCACCGCTCGCGACGCCGTACGCGACCGCGTCCGAGGGCTCGATCTGGGCGCCGACGACTATCTGGTCAAGCCCTTCGACCTCGAAGAACTGCTGGCCCGGCTGCGTGCGCTGATCCGGCGCGCGGCCAGCCAATCGCAGCCCGTGCTGGAATTGGGCGACATCGCCATTGATACCGCCGCGCGGACCGTGTCGAAGCAGGGGCAGGAGGTTGTCCTTACAGCGCGCGAATACTCACTGGTGGAGTATCTGGCGCTGCATCAGGGCGCCGTGGTCACACGCACCGAACTCTACGAGCATCTCTTTGACGAGAACGACGCCACGCTCTCCAACCTGCTGGATGTCCATGTCTCGAACGTCCGCAAGAAGCTGGGCCACGAATTCATCACGACACGGCGTGGCCATGGCTATTCCATCGGCCTACAACCATGA